From Bacteroidota bacterium, the proteins below share one genomic window:
- a CDS encoding nitroreductase family protein translates to MKNVPVHELISKRRSTRAFSDRTISDETLLQLFEAARWAPSSFNEQPWRFILARRSDTRAFEAMLDCLNESNRSWAQHGNVFILPVAKLFTTHNHYHNRHAFHDVGLAVANLSLEATAHDIYLHQLGGFHIDKAREHFAIPDEYEPVSIIVLGYAGDISGLPDNLRQREEKPRQRLPLEQLVYSEKFGQSNDLPQQ, encoded by the coding sequence ATGAAAAACGTTCCCGTACACGAACTCATCAGCAAACGTCGCAGCACGCGCGCGTTTTCGGACCGGACCATCTCCGATGAAACCCTGCTGCAGTTGTTCGAAGCGGCCCGTTGGGCTCCTTCGAGTTTCAACGAGCAACCCTGGCGCTTCATCCTGGCCCGTCGTTCCGACACCCGGGCGTTCGAAGCGATGCTCGATTGCCTGAACGAATCGAACCGCTCCTGGGCGCAACACGGCAACGTCTTCATCCTTCCGGTGGCAAAGCTCTTCACCACGCACAACCACTACCACAATCGCCACGCCTTCCACGATGTAGGCCTGGCGGTCGCCAACCTCAGCCTGGAAGCCACCGCGCACGACATCTACCTCCACCAGTTGGGCGGCTTCCATATCGATAAAGCACGGGAACACTTCGCCATTCCGGACGAATACGAACCGGTCAGCATCATCGTCCTCGGTTATGCCGGCGATATCTCCGGACTTCCGGACAACCTGCGACAGCGTGAAGAGAAACCGCGTCAACGCCTGCCGCTCGAACAACTGGTCTATTCAGAAAAATTCGGGCAGTCAAATGATCTGCCTCAACAATGA
- the trpS gene encoding tryptophan--tRNA ligase, with amino-acid sequence MKETVVSGIRSTGNLHLGNYFGAISNFLKMQHEYNCYFFIADYHSLTTHPTPSDLHANVRQVVAEYLACGLDPEVSTLYVQSDLPEIAELYLLLGMNAYVGELERCTSFKEKIRKQPDNINAGLLTYPVLMAADILIHRAVKVPVGKDQEQHLEMARTFGNRFNRLYHCELFPEPYAFNYGTQLVKIPGLDGSGKMGKSEGEGNAIFLYDEPEVIRKKVMRAVTDSGPTQPNQEKPEAIRNIFTLLEVVSSPDTVAHFNDAYNNMAIRYGDLKKQLAEDMIAFTAPIREKIREMLSDEARLSKVIRHGAEKARESAGKTVREARHAIGIRHF; translated from the coding sequence ATGAAAGAAACCGTCGTCAGCGGCATCCGGAGTACAGGCAACCTGCACCTGGGAAACTATTTCGGTGCGATCAGCAATTTTCTGAAGATGCAGCATGAGTATAACTGCTATTTCTTCATTGCCGATTACCATTCCCTGACCACCCACCCGACCCCGTCGGACCTGCATGCCAACGTTCGACAGGTCGTGGCCGAGTACCTGGCTTGCGGACTGGATCCCGAAGTATCGACGCTTTACGTGCAGAGCGACCTCCCGGAAATCGCCGAGTTGTACCTGCTGCTGGGCATGAACGCCTATGTAGGCGAGTTGGAGCGCTGCACTTCCTTCAAAGAGAAGATCCGCAAGCAGCCCGACAACATCAACGCCGGACTGCTCACCTATCCGGTGCTCATGGCGGCCGATATCCTCATCCACCGCGCGGTGAAAGTGCCGGTCGGTAAGGACCAGGAACAACACCTCGAGATGGCGCGCACCTTCGGCAACCGCTTCAACCGACTTTACCATTGTGAACTTTTCCCGGAGCCCTACGCGTTCAACTACGGCACCCAACTGGTCAAGATCCCCGGACTCGACGGCAGCGGGAAAATGGGCAAGAGTGAAGGCGAAGGAAACGCGATCTTCCTATACGACGAACCGGAAGTGATCCGCAAGAAGGTGATGCGTGCCGTGACCGATTCGGGACCTACGCAACCCAACCAGGAAAAACCGGAGGCGATCCGGAACATTTTCACCCTGCTCGAAGTGGTGTCATCGCCCGATACGGTTGCGCACTTCAACGATGCCTACAATAATATGGCGATCCGCTACGGCGATTTGAAAAAGCAACTAGCCGAAGACATGATCGCGTTCACCGCTCCCATTCGTGAAAAGATCCGGGAGATGCTTTCCGACGAAGCCCGTCTCAGCAAGGTCATTCGACACGGAGCCGAAAAAGCACGCGAAAGCGCCGGCAAAACGGTGCGGGAAGCCCGGCATGCCATCGGAATCCGGCATTTCTAA
- a CDS encoding polyisoprenoid-binding protein, giving the protein MKKVLTLIAAVALSATAIAQNWKIDGSHTKIRFTTKYLVISDVDGEFKKFDGTFTSSKADWSDLQATMTVQVPSITTDNEMRDKHLLSDDFFNAEKFPTMTFTSTGIKSLGNNKYVLSGNLTVRDVTKKVEVPLVYGGQVKDPWGNLKAGFKATGKINRKDFGLKYANAAATGEAVVGDEVEFTIDAVLIKQ; this is encoded by the coding sequence ATGAAAAAAGTCCTCACCCTGATTGCGGCCGTAGCCCTGAGCGCTACCGCGATCGCGCAAAACTGGAAGATCGACGGCAGCCACACCAAGATCCGTTTCACCACGAAGTACCTTGTCATCTCCGACGTCGATGGTGAATTCAAGAAGTTCGACGGCACCTTTACCTCTTCGAAAGCCGACTGGTCCGACCTCCAGGCAACGATGACGGTACAGGTTCCCAGCATCACCACCGACAACGAGATGCGCGACAAACACTTGTTGAGCGACGATTTCTTCAACGCGGAGAAATTCCCGACCATGACGTTCACCAGCACCGGCATCAAGAGCCTGGGCAACAACAAATATGTACTGAGCGGTAACCTGACGGTACGTGACGTCACCAAGAAAGTAGAAGTTCCGCTGGTCTATGGCGGACAAGTAAAAGATCCGTGGGGCAATCTGAAAGCCGGTTTCAAAGCAACCGGTAAGATCAACCGCAAAGACTTCGGTCTCAAATACGCCAACGCTGCCGCAACCGGCGAAGCAGTCGTCGGAGATGAGGTCGAGTTCACGATCGACGCGGTGTTGATCAAACAATAA
- a CDS encoding SPOR domain-containing protein, whose translation MRSLPDHIAGLLADHDCVIVPALGAFLASREPAKVDVSGRRLLPPRRRIAFNVFLRQNDGLLAQRLVETEHFTYPEAVRHVEHFASGVIRKLENGEEFNIARVGILSMGSDAAIRFAPESESSLDPDCFGLTPVAIPHRDLAASRKSTEASPEPLSVPKNRKTQQRSLAKYQLQQLLSAAAVAGALLWFSFNVYLVTRDGGQQAAMPSLDSVRPDVIINDAAQQPKVLEKSEAKPETIYVASVAPVKSPEPAPDVRSPDVKPQEPAPQPVSSNNQHYFVIAGAFRQPGNAETLVRELQGRGFTNARVIDTVGALLYVCYDGFADANAAEAMLTDLRSRQEKGWIYRN comes from the coding sequence ATGCGTTCCCTTCCCGACCATATCGCCGGCTTATTGGCCGATCACGACTGCGTGATCGTTCCCGCTTTGGGAGCGTTTCTCGCCAGCCGCGAACCGGCCAAAGTGGATGTATCCGGTCGCCGGTTGCTTCCTCCCCGTCGCCGCATCGCCTTCAACGTATTTCTGCGACAGAACGACGGCCTCCTGGCTCAACGCCTGGTGGAGACGGAACATTTCACCTACCCGGAAGCCGTCCGCCACGTCGAACATTTTGCTTCCGGAGTTATTCGCAAACTCGAGAACGGAGAGGAGTTCAATATCGCCCGTGTCGGAATCCTGTCGATGGGCAGCGATGCTGCGATTCGCTTTGCACCCGAATCTGAATCCTCACTCGACCCCGACTGCTTCGGACTCACTCCTGTAGCCATCCCGCATCGCGACCTGGCTGCTTCCCGTAAATCAACCGAAGCAAGCCCGGAACCGCTATCCGTCCCGAAAAACCGGAAAACTCAGCAACGTTCACTCGCTAAGTATCAGCTCCAACAGTTGTTGAGCGCGGCAGCCGTCGCCGGCGCGCTCCTGTGGTTCTCCTTTAACGTCTACCTCGTTACCCGTGACGGTGGTCAACAGGCTGCCATGCCGTCGCTGGATTCGGTGCGACCCGACGTGATCATCAACGACGCCGCCCAACAGCCGAAAGTCCTTGAAAAAAGCGAAGCGAAGCCGGAGACGATCTACGTTGCAAGTGTCGCGCCCGTGAAATCGCCCGAACCTGCGCCGGACGTCCGATCACCGGATGTTAAACCGCAGGAGCCCGCACCCCAGCCCGTCAGCAGCAACAATCAACACTATTTTGTCATTGCCGGCGCTTTCCGGCAACCGGGTAACGCCGAAACGCTGGTCCGCGAACTCCAGGGCCGCGGATTCACCAACGCCCGCGTCATCGATACGGTCGGGGCGCTGTTGTATGTCTGCTATGACGGTTTCGCGGACGCGAACGCTGCCGAGGCCATGCTTACCGACCTGCGTTCCAGGCAGGAAAAGGGTTGGATTTACCGCAACTGA
- a CDS encoding MarR family transcriptional regulator, which translates to MRLEDEIAQKQFRNQAHKLVVNIIYTYNWLMNYQQTMLKPHGITGQQFNVLRILRGQHPNPASIKLVRERMLDKMSDASRIVEKLRMKGLVERHTCPTDRRVCDVTITAKGLALLQILDKENEKVNEMTERLTEDERQTVNDLLDKMRG; encoded by the coding sequence ATGCGCCTCGAAGACGAAATAGCCCAGAAGCAATTCCGGAATCAAGCACATAAGCTCGTGGTTAATATCATTTACACCTATAACTGGTTGATGAACTACCAGCAAACGATGCTGAAACCACACGGCATCACCGGGCAACAGTTCAACGTCCTGCGCATCCTGCGCGGTCAGCACCCGAATCCCGCCAGCATCAAACTGGTGCGCGAACGGATGCTGGACAAAATGAGTGACGCTTCGCGCATCGTGGAAAAACTTCGGATGAAAGGCCTGGTGGAACGCCACACTTGTCCGACCGATCGCCGGGTGTGCGATGTGACCATTACGGCAAAGGGTCTTGCGTTGCTTCAGATACTCGACAAAGAGAACGAAAAGGTGAACGAAATGACCGAACGGCTCACCGAGGACGAGCGACAGACCGTCAACGACCTGCTGGACAAGATGCGGGGATGA
- a CDS encoding (4Fe-4S)-binding protein: protein MTKRYSNGEVTIVWKHHLCIHSGNCARGLASVFKPKESPWIYPAGADSQSIIDQVAQCPSGALSIELKQSENNSVMENNSLTRVTVTDKGPYLVKGTFVFVDKDGKEETKEGNIALCRCGLSKNKPFCDGTHRSSDVLSK, encoded by the coding sequence ATGACCAAGCGCTACTCCAACGGCGAGGTCACCATCGTCTGGAAACACCACCTGTGTATCCATTCCGGCAACTGCGCCCGCGGACTTGCGTCCGTGTTCAAGCCGAAGGAGTCGCCCTGGATCTATCCGGCAGGGGCCGACAGCCAGTCGATCATCGATCAGGTGGCGCAGTGTCCGAGCGGTGCACTCTCCATTGAACTCAAACAATCAGAAAACAATAGCGTTATGGAAAACAACTCACTTACCCGCGTCACCGTTACCGACAAAGGACCGTACCTCGTCAAGGGCACCTTTGTATTCGTCGACAAAGACGGAAAAGAAGAAACGAAGGAAGGAAACATCGCGCTCTGTCGCTGCGGACTGTCCAAGAACAAACCATTCTGCGACGGTACGCACCGCAGCAGCGATGTGCTCTCGAAGTGA
- a CDS encoding HAD family phosphatase — translation MRLRRYIFASIPEIPRPVRCSNDSMPIRNLILDLGGVLFAIDYRRPVDAFRKLGFPEFQRQFSQQEQHHFFDDFEKGLITIPVFRDRLRSFTSLPVSDQAIDAAWNSILVGFPDDSRQLLERLQGKYRLFLLSNTNALHEIAFRKMIREQHGADLLDELFEKVYLSHRIHQRKPDRDAFDLVMNDAGLDPDETFFVDDSPQHVKGAELAGIHAAWLELPKSTTILLEELKLL, via the coding sequence ATGCGCCTGCGAAGATATATCTTTGCGTCCATTCCGGAAATCCCGCGTCCGGTAAGGTGTTCAAACGACTCCATGCCCATTCGCAACCTGATCCTCGACCTCGGTGGGGTACTCTTCGCGATCGACTATCGTCGGCCCGTTGATGCGTTTCGCAAACTTGGATTTCCCGAATTCCAGCGACAGTTCTCCCAGCAGGAGCAGCATCATTTCTTCGATGACTTTGAAAAGGGGCTGATCACGATCCCGGTTTTCCGCGACCGCCTGCGCTCGTTTACCAGCCTGCCGGTTTCCGACCAGGCGATCGATGCCGCATGGAACAGCATCCTGGTCGGTTTTCCGGACGACAGCCGACAGTTACTGGAACGTTTGCAAGGCAAGTACCGGCTCTTCCTGCTGAGCAATACAAACGCGCTGCATGAGATCGCCTTTCGCAAGATGATCCGGGAACAGCACGGTGCCGATCTGCTCGACGAGCTGTTTGAAAAAGTGTACCTCTCGCACCGCATCCATCAGCGCAAGCCGGACCGTGACGCTTTTGATCTGGTTATGAACGATGCGGGACTCGACCCGGACGAGACCTTTTTCGTCGACGATTCGCCGCAACATGTGAAAGGCGCGGAATTGGCCGGCATCCATGCTGCCTGGCTGGAGTTGCCAAAGTCGACGACGATCCTGTTGGAGGAACTTAAATTGCTGTAA
- a CDS encoding pirin family protein, whose translation MKTVFHPTEQRGHADHGWLNAHHSFSFAGWYDPSRVHFGMLRVLNDDIVAGGQGFGLHPHNDMEIITIILDGALQHKDNMGNGSVIRPGDVQVMSAGTGVMHSEFNPQPDQSTNLFQLWIFPKEKGIAPRYDQKSFDASARNGQFQLVASGFRENGELYIHQDAGISLGNVKGGDTITYRMRKPGNGAYVMLIDGEVNIGDQAMRRRDALGVWDTDTIRIDATQNSSLMVVEVPMR comes from the coding sequence ATGAAAACCGTATTCCATCCCACCGAACAGCGTGGCCATGCCGATCACGGCTGGCTGAATGCCCATCATAGTTTCAGCTTCGCCGGCTGGTACGATCCGTCACGCGTTCATTTCGGCATGCTGCGCGTGCTGAACGACGATATCGTAGCAGGCGGACAAGGCTTTGGCCTGCACCCGCACAACGACATGGAGATCATCACCATCATCCTCGATGGTGCGCTTCAGCATAAGGACAACATGGGCAACGGTTCGGTCATTCGTCCGGGCGATGTACAGGTAATGAGCGCCGGCACCGGCGTGATGCACTCCGAGTTCAACCCTCAACCCGACCAGTCCACCAACCTCTTCCAGCTTTGGATCTTTCCGAAGGAGAAGGGCATTGCTCCTCGTTACGATCAGAAATCATTCGACGCCTCCGCCCGCAACGGACAGTTCCAGCTCGTCGCTTCCGGCTTCCGGGAAAACGGGGAATTGTACATCCACCAGGATGCCGGCATTTCCCTGGGTAATGTAAAAGGAGGCGACACCATCACCTATCGTATGCGCAAGCCAGGGAACGGCGCCTACGTCATGCTCATCGACGGAGAAGTCAACATCGGCGATCAAGCCATGCGCCGACGCGATGCGCTGGGCGTCTGGGATACCGATACGATCCGTATCGATGCGACACAAAACAGCAGCTTGATGGTAGTGGAGGTCCCTATGCGGTGA
- a CDS encoding PAS domain S-box protein, translating into MITSFQETLRSQALRNQRSLNVFSAIVVTILGFLFEFAYHDGYILISGLLVSMLMTSNYFLSYYNDFYRDKLRQITELSVFILHFWALFVAYQRNFEIDVLLPVAISTFTFSLVFDKFFRSLIFLFTITTVLLILMLTTHHWRPEYTITLVSLYAGAFLSDQILKRKKQYHGILEKQEERYISLVENMNDGLVYIDNDRTVQFVNDTFCQISGYTREQVIGKDLIEFAPEAQLDSPNSFYRRLREGNNVRVESELSKWSGQVIRVQKSGAPYFGEGRKRMGSMVVFTDISGLYDAREQLKKSEEGYRTFIEQSAVGIWRAEYRQPIPVDLPIDQQVELLLDTGIIVECNDFMARMYGHSDRADLIGRRIRDFYYIENNLDEQKTRELMSAYIQNNYRVSNAESKELDKHGSIRYMLNNNIGIVENGHLMRTWGVQTDITDRKRTERELLETNQELDTFFYKASHDLKGPLASVMGIVNLARIESRDQIMSNYFDMIETSIKRLDQTLLDLIELARTRKGASKLSSIRVHDLVGEILHSLRHLPHYSRINFELKIDDQLEIISDKVLVLSVFQNLIHNAINYCNPDSPWIRIRVDGNPNGINIEITDNGKGIPEKIQGRVFEMFYRGNPDSSGSGLGLFIVKNALEKLKGKIRFISAPGRGTSFYVEIPSALSES; encoded by the coding sequence CATTTCGGGACTACTGGTGTCGATGTTGATGACGTCGAACTATTTCCTGTCTTACTACAACGATTTCTATCGCGACAAGCTTCGCCAGATCACGGAGCTATCGGTCTTCATCCTGCACTTTTGGGCCTTGTTCGTGGCTTACCAGCGTAATTTCGAGATTGATGTCCTGTTACCGGTGGCCATCTCGACGTTCACCTTTAGCCTGGTGTTCGACAAGTTCTTCCGAAGCCTGATCTTCCTGTTCACCATCACGACGGTCCTGCTGATCCTGATGCTGACCACCCATCACTGGCGTCCGGAATATACCATCACCCTGGTTTCCCTGTATGCCGGCGCGTTTCTGTCCGATCAGATCCTCAAGCGGAAGAAGCAGTACCATGGGATCCTGGAAAAGCAGGAAGAGCGCTACATCTCGCTCGTGGAAAACATGAACGACGGACTGGTCTATATCGACAACGACCGGACGGTCCAGTTCGTCAACGATACCTTTTGTCAGATCTCCGGCTATACCCGGGAACAGGTCATCGGCAAGGATCTGATCGAGTTCGCGCCGGAAGCCCAACTTGATTCTCCGAATTCGTTCTATCGCCGCCTGCGGGAAGGGAACAATGTCCGGGTAGAGTCCGAACTCAGTAAGTGGAGCGGACAAGTGATCCGGGTGCAGAAGTCCGGCGCCCCGTATTTCGGAGAAGGCCGAAAACGAATGGGCTCCATGGTGGTGTTTACTGACATCTCGGGTCTATACGATGCGCGGGAGCAATTGAAAAAATCCGAGGAAGGCTACCGGACGTTCATCGAGCAGAGCGCTGTCGGAATCTGGCGCGCCGAGTACCGTCAACCGATTCCCGTTGACCTTCCCATCGATCAACAGGTGGAGTTGCTGCTCGATACCGGGATCATCGTCGAATGCAACGACTTCATGGCCCGAATGTATGGACACTCCGATCGGGCGGATCTGATCGGACGCAGGATCCGGGATTTCTATTACATCGAGAACAACCTCGACGAGCAAAAGACGCGGGAGCTGATGTCGGCCTATATTCAGAACAACTACCGGGTCAGCAATGCGGAGTCGAAAGAACTCGACAAACACGGCAGTATCCGCTATATGCTGAACAATAACATCGGGATCGTCGAAAATGGTCACCTGATGCGGACCTGGGGCGTCCAAACCGATATCACCGACCGGAAACGAACCGAACGCGAACTGTTGGAGACCAACCAGGAACTGGACACCTTCTTTTATAAGGCCTCCCACGATCTGAAGGGTCCGTTGGCCAGCGTCATGGGCATCGTCAACCTGGCGCGCATTGAATCCCGTGACCAGATCATGTCCAACTATTTCGACATGATCGAGACCAGCATCAAGCGACTTGACCAGACACTCCTCGACCTGATCGAGTTGGCGAGAACGCGAAAAGGGGCCAGCAAGCTCAGCAGTATCCGCGTTCATGACCTCGTAGGCGAGATCCTGCACTCCCTCCGGCACCTGCCGCATTATTCCCGGATCAATTTCGAGCTCAAGATCGACGACCAGCTCGAGATCATCTCAGATAAGGTCCTGGTGCTTTCCGTTTTCCAGAACCTGATCCACAATGCCATCAACTACTGCAATCCGGACAGCCCCTGGATCAGGATTCGGGTCGACGGCAATCCGAACGGTATCAACATCGAGATCACCGATAACGGGAAGGGAATCCCGGAAAAGATCCAGGGCCGGGTGTTCGAGATGTTCTATCGCGGCAATCCCGATTCCAGCGGTTCCGGTCTCGGACTCTTTATTGTAAAGAACGCCCTCGAGAAACTCAAAGGAAAGATCCGGTTCATCAGCGCCCCGGGTCGCGGGACGTCCTTCTATGTGGAAATTCCCAGCGCGCTGTCGGAATCCTGA
- the mce gene encoding methylmalonyl-CoA epimerase has protein sequence MFLKIEHLGIAVRNLESANKLFAALLGTEHYKQEAVEREKVTTSFFQMGGSKIELLEASDPESPIAKFIEKRGEGIHHIAFEVEDIRATIKRLKEEGFHLLSDEPKPGADNKLIAFLHPKSTNGVLVEICQERH, from the coding sequence ATGTTCCTGAAGATCGAACACCTCGGCATCGCCGTCCGAAACCTGGAGTCGGCAAACAAACTCTTTGCAGCCCTCCTGGGTACAGAGCATTATAAGCAGGAGGCCGTCGAGCGGGAAAAGGTGACGACTTCCTTTTTTCAAATGGGTGGCAGCAAGATCGAGTTGCTGGAGGCGAGCGATCCGGAAAGCCCGATAGCGAAATTCATCGAAAAGCGTGGCGAGGGTATCCACCATATTGCGTTTGAAGTGGAAGATATCCGGGCAACGATCAAGCGGCTGAAGGAAGAAGGCTTTCATTTGCTGTCGGATGAACCCAAGCCGGGTGCCGATAACAAGCTCATCGCCTTCCTGCATCCCAAATCGACCAACGGCGTGCTGGTCGAGATCTGCCAGGAACGGCACTGA
- the rpoN gene encoding RNA polymerase factor sigma-54, whose product MSSLKQGLHQKLLQKLSPQQIQLMKLLQIPVANLEQRIKEELQENPALEEGQEHDEDEYRADTEGEAEDDNNDDEELSEREEDISLDEYLVDDEIPDYKTSANNTSPDEERREVPIGMQQNFQEQLLSQLYTLELDDKEYHIAEQLIGSLDDDGYLRRELSAIVDDLAFSQNIMTTPEELESVLRSIQNLDPPGIGARSLQECLLLQLERKPGKRESVQTAWAILNDHFEEFSKKHYEKIQRELQLTPEQLKAGVGEILKLNPRPGNTASQGQRSTEHIIPDFLIANNDGVLELTLNSRNAPELKISREYREMLDHYSKDKKNVKANKDAITFVKQKLDAAKWFIDALRQRQHTLLETMRAIMEYQYEYFQEGDPRKLKKMVLRDIAEKVNMDISTVSRVANSKYVQTHFGTYLLKSFFSEGLQTESGEEVSSKEVKQILLDCIGAEDKLHPLTDDALTKILNDKGYNIARRTVAKYREMLDIPVARLRKEL is encoded by the coding sequence ATGTCCTCGCTCAAACAAGGTCTTCACCAGAAACTGCTGCAAAAACTCTCTCCGCAGCAGATCCAACTCATGAAGCTGCTGCAAATTCCGGTCGCGAACCTGGAGCAGCGCATCAAAGAAGAGTTGCAGGAGAACCCCGCCCTGGAAGAAGGTCAGGAGCACGACGAAGACGAATACCGGGCGGATACCGAAGGCGAAGCCGAAGACGACAACAACGACGACGAGGAACTGAGCGAACGCGAAGAAGATATCAGTCTGGACGAATACCTGGTCGACGACGAGATCCCGGATTACAAGACCTCGGCTAACAATACCTCACCCGACGAAGAGCGCCGCGAGGTGCCGATCGGGATGCAGCAGAACTTCCAGGAACAGTTGTTGTCGCAATTGTACACGCTCGAACTCGACGATAAGGAATACCACATCGCCGAGCAACTCATCGGCAGCCTGGACGACGATGGCTATCTGCGCCGCGAACTCAGCGCGATTGTCGACGACCTCGCATTCTCGCAGAATATCATGACCACGCCGGAGGAACTGGAGTCGGTGCTGCGCTCAATCCAGAACCTCGATCCTCCCGGTATCGGCGCCCGTTCCCTGCAGGAGTGCCTCTTGTTGCAACTGGAGCGCAAACCCGGCAAGCGCGAAAGCGTTCAAACCGCCTGGGCCATCCTGAACGATCACTTCGAGGAGTTTTCGAAAAAGCACTACGAAAAGATCCAACGGGAACTTCAACTCACCCCGGAACAACTCAAAGCCGGCGTGGGAGAAATCCTAAAGCTTAATCCGCGGCCGGGCAACACCGCTTCTCAGGGACAGCGCTCTACGGAGCACATCATTCCCGACTTTCTGATCGCCAACAACGACGGCGTGCTCGAGCTGACACTCAATTCCCGCAACGCGCCCGAACTCAAGATCAGCCGCGAGTACCGGGAAATGCTGGACCATTACAGCAAAGACAAGAAGAACGTCAAAGCCAACAAGGACGCGATCACCTTTGTCAAGCAGAAGCTGGACGCCGCCAAATGGTTTATCGACGCGCTTCGCCAACGGCAGCATACCTTACTGGAAACGATGCGCGCCATCATGGAATACCAATACGAGTATTTCCAGGAAGGCGACCCGCGAAAGTTGAAGAAGATGGTCCTCCGCGATATCGCCGAAAAGGTCAACATGGACATCTCGACCGTTTCACGCGTAGCGAACAGCAAGTACGTCCAGACCCATTTCGGCACCTATCTGCTGAAATCGTTTTTCTCGGAAGGACTGCAGACCGAAAGCGGCGAGGAAGTATCGAGCAAGGAAGTCAAACAGATCCTGCTTGATTGCATCGGCGCGGAAGACAAGCTCCATCCGCTCACGGACGACGCCCTGACCAAGATCCTCAACGACAAAGGGTACAACATCGCACGTCGTACGGTAGCGAAATACCGGGAGATGCTCGACATACCCGTTGCCCGCTTACGCAAGGAGCTATGA
- a CDS encoding PorT family protein, with amino-acid sequence MKHLLVFLALLPALVHAQNATPSSTPAPEKKLNVPKLMQREDGLILRLSLDNYTNLPKDIETNLLGSRGFSFLLMGEQMNATNHFGTAFGLGMSSLRVDHNAMAATDTDGVGTVLVPIPDSLDYKQNRYVMNSIDAAFEFRFRGNPNKNHKHFKFSLGFRAGYVIQSHLKYKDEDVKYKLYSIEDIQRWRYGVTGRIGLGHLALDAYYSLAPLYKEGKGPADMMPYSIGIAWTF; translated from the coding sequence ATGAAACATCTTCTTGTATTCTTAGCGCTCCTTCCAGCCCTTGTCCATGCCCAGAACGCTACTCCCTCTTCCACTCCGGCGCCTGAAAAGAAGCTGAACGTACCCAAACTGATGCAGCGGGAAGACGGCCTCATCCTCCGGCTTAGTCTCGACAATTATACCAACCTTCCAAAGGATATTGAAACCAACCTCTTGGGTTCGCGCGGCTTCAGCTTCCTCCTGATGGGTGAGCAGATGAACGCGACCAATCACTTCGGAACGGCATTCGGATTAGGGATGAGTTCGTTGCGTGTGGATCATAACGCGATGGCCGCCACCGACACGGATGGCGTCGGAACGGTGTTGGTCCCGATACCCGACAGCCTCGACTACAAGCAGAATCGCTACGTCATGAATTCGATCGACGCGGCGTTCGAGTTTAGGTTCCGCGGTAATCCCAACAAGAACCACAAGCATTTCAAATTCAGTCTTGGTTTCAGGGCCGGTTATGTGATACAAAGTCACCTGAAGTACAAAGACGAGGACGTGAAGTATAAACTGTACTCAATCGAGGACATTCAGCGCTGGCGCTATGGCGTGACCGGCAGGATCGGTCTGGGCCACCTCGCGCTCGATGCCTATTACAGCCTGGCGCCCCTGTACAAAGAAGGGAAAGGTCCGGCCGACATGATGCCGTATTCCATCGGCATTGCCTGGACATTCTGA